TACGGTTTTTATTATGCATTAACCAATATCTATCTAAACGGTCGAACCCGTTATTAAAACCCCATGTTTTAATAGGTAAGGGATTTGCATACATAAAAATTTTATTTTTATTTTGATCAAAAAAATCTTGGATATAAATATTGCTCTTAATAGGTAGGTCATCTCCACTGATCATACAATATCTGTCATAACCTTTTTTAAAGGCTTGTTCAAATATATATTTCATATTATATATTTGACTTATATGTCCCCAATAGACTTCTATGTTTTTATAACAAAAAATGTTTTGAGCAGTTGGCAAGTGATTTCTATCAAAATTAGCTTTTTTATCTATTTGAACATAAATATCAAAATCAGGACTTAAATGATTAATTAACATAGTTAATTGTTGCGGATTATGATGAGCTAAAATTAAAATAGCAACGGAATTTTTGGACATTTTATTTATTTTTTAGACAATATAACTTACAGGTTAAAGAAAATAAAAAATTTTGATTTGAAAACCATCTAAATAAATCCTTTTTTTTGTCATCCGTTTGGTATGGAATAGGGTATAAGTTTTGTGTTTTAAGTTTATTAAATATGTCTTTTTTTATTTTATAATCGTCAATATCCGTTAGTACGCGAAGTAACATAGTAGATATCAATGCACAAGTTCTTTTTTTTATGGGAATGTATGCTATCGATTTTGAAGATATAGTAGTTTCGTTAAATTGATCGATAGATGATAAAACGGTATGAATATCATAAATCATTTTTTTTGTTTTGGCTGCATTATTAGTTCTTGTAATAGATCCTTCTCGTTGTAAAAAATGGGCGACTATTGTATCTATAGCTTCAATTCTAGTAGCTTTATAGACGGCTCTAGTGTTAAATTCTATATCTTCTATATAAACACCTTTCATAAAACGCAAATTTTTATTATTTAAAAACATGCGATTATAAAGTTTATTACAAGCTGAACTCATATAACTAATGTTAGCTAAATACTCTTCTCCTGTTAAGATTTTTTTTAGCGTTGAGCTTTGGCTAATATAAACAGTACTATCTGTTTCACTAATACCTTCTGCTCCGAACTCTAATATATCTAAATTACGTTCTTCAGCTATATCAACAATTAGTTTTAGGCTATTTTTAAGTATATAATCATCTGAATCTACGAATAAAATATAATCCCCGCTAGCTTTTTCAATTCCTGTATTTCTAGCACCACTCAGACCTTGATTTTTTTGCGTAAAAATTTTAATTGATGGATAAATATCCTTTAATTCTTTTAGAATTATAAGGCTGTTGTCAGTAGATCCATCATTAACCGTAATGACTTCATATTCATTTGTTTCTATATCTTGATTAAATAAGCTATCTAAACATTTTTTTAAATAATCTTGGACATTATATACAGGTACAATAATTGAAAGTTTCATGTTTTTATTTTTATCGAAATTCATAATAGTAGAACATAAGGTAAGTGAAGCTATAATAGATTAATAAAATTAGGCCAATTTTTTTAAATTGGTGTTCCCAAAATATTTTTTTGAATAATGGGTATCCAACAACTAAAGCCATTAAAAACCAAGATAAATAAGCAAATCGATTAGAAAAATTTGCACGTATTACCATAATCCAAAAAGCATTCGAAATAATATATGTGTGTAAAATATGTTTGTAAATTACATCGTTAAAACCTTTTTTGATAACATAAAAATATGCTAAAGCTAGAGGTGCTCCACTATATATAAGAAAGTCAAATCTGAAACCAGTAGAACTAAATTGACTAGGGTCTGCTTTGGCTGTTAAATAGCCTGCTAACCGATCATCACCAAAACCTAAGGAAGCAAATAGTTGTACCCAAAAAGCTCCCATCACCAATGATAATATTATACTTAGTCCCCAGAACATAAAGTATTTTTTAGTATCTGTCATAAAGAAAGATGTCACCAAAGCTATTACAGGTAAGGTCATACTTTTATGAAACATTATCGAAAATATTAAAATGATTATCATTTTAATATTATTTCTTTTTATATAAGATAAACCTAAAATAAATATAGAACTTGCCATTCCATTGCGTATGCCGTTTGTGCCATATGCCCAGAAAGAAAAAGAAGCCACTAAAAGTAAAAATGCAAAAAAATAATAGCGTGGAAACCAGGTTTTGACTGCAAGAAATAAGGGGACAACATAAATTATCGCACACAATAAAAAAAACATTTCCACAGTCATTATATTTGAGCATCCCTTTATAAATAATTCAAAGGCGATATCACCATCAGGACTTACTTGCATTCCATGCTTAAACTGCTCAAACGTTCTCGCATAAGTAGCCATATCAACGAAATAAATACCGCTAATAGGTCGAAACCCCATGTACGCTAAAATGAACGTTAGTAATATAAAAGATAGATTTCGATTATAATTATAAGTTTTTTGTTCGTAACCACTTAAAACTAAAGTATGAAGGTAAGTTATCACACAAGTTAAAAAGATTATTTGATAAAAATAAAAGGAGTAATATTCTAATGGTATAAAGTCGAACATAATTCTGTTGTATTTAAGCTTTAGTCAAATATTGTTTTGAAACATACTCTAAATCAAATTTTTCTAATAATTTAGAATTTAGTTCTCTATGAGGTTTTATTTTTTGAATGTTTAAAGTTTCCTCTAATGCAATAGCCAGTTGTTTTTCTTCCTCCATATAGTTAGTGCTTTTTGGAAAGCCTAAAAACCCTTTATATAAATTAGGTGTTATTATTCCTGCTTCTACCGTAATATTATTGGTGCTTTTCGTGTGATTTTCTAAACTCATTAGTTCCATTATACCTTCTGTACAGTTCGAACTAACAACCATTGTGTTTAATGCAATTGCTTCTACAATTACATTAGGAGTACCCTCATAATATGAAGATAAAACTAAGGCATCTGCTTTTTTTAAGTATTTATAGGGGTTGCTTTTTCTTCCCAAAAAATAAATATGTGATTCTATATTATATTTTGTTATTAAGTTTTTTATGTATTCTAGTACTTTGGGGTCACCGTCACCGATAAATATTAAATTCACATTTTTTTTATTTTTTAGGAGCAAATTAAATGCATTAATAATATGCCAGGGTGACTTTTGAAAAGAAATTCTGCCAATAAAAACAATGTTTTGATACTCTGCGCTAAATAGTTTTTTTTCATCAGGTAAATCAATAGTTTCTTCGGCTAATCTTCGAATGTCTATAACATCATGAGGATTATAGATAACCTCTAAATTTTCACGGAATTTATAATTACAATTGGTAATAAGGTCTTTTTTTATTGCAGCACTAATGCAAACAACCTTATCTAGGTTTTTGTAAACAGTTCTGTAAGAGGTTTTTATTAGTTTTGTGAATATGCTTTTACTATTAAGCTCAACACTTTTTAAAGCATGGATACTTCCTATTTTATAATCATTCGTTTTTGTTAATGAAGAAAAAATATTAGCCATATCCCCAAAAGCTATGCTATATGTTATTTTTTCTTTTTTTATAATTTTTCTTAGTTTAAATGGTGCAGAAAGATAAAACGTTATTCTTTTTGTTAATGATAATTCAGAAAGGTCTTTATTCAAAAGCGCATATTCATCATTATTAAAATTAATGATATCTGACTTCAATCCAAAAAACTTAACAACTTTGATTTGATGTCCAGTGCTTTTATAATAATTATAAAAATGTAAAGCTAAACGCTCCATTCCTCCAACACTACCATAGGGAATTATTAATAATATACGTTTCATTTTATTAGTGATTTAAATAGAGTATTCCATTGGTCTAATATAATTGTTGGGCTGAATTTTAAAGCGTCATCTATGGCTTGTCTTCCCATTAACTTTCTTAGATCTTTTTTTTCTATAAGTCGAGATATAGCTTCAGAAAAATCTTGTATATTTCCGTTTTTTATCAGAAAACCGTTCTTATTATGATTAATAATATCCGATGGACCGTAGGGACAATCAAAAGAAACACATGGTACACCATGTAGCATTGCTTCTGTTAAAACCATTCCAAAGCCTTCAAATCGTGAAGAAAGGACAAAGATAGATGCTTTTTGGTAAACTTGACTTATATCTTTTACGGGATCAAAAAATTTAACGGATGAATTTATATTATAATTATTTGTTATTTCATCTAATTTTAAAGAAGTATCTTTTTTACCATAAATATGTAATTCCCAATCTGGATAGGATAAGGCTAGTTTCTGCCATATAAGTAATAATCTATCATATCCCTTTTGAAAACTCTGCCTACCGACAGCTAATACAATGTTTTTATCTAAATTACTTTTGACGACCTCTTTTTTAAATGATAAAGGATTGCTAATAACCATGATGTTTTTTAACGGCCATTCTCTTAGATTTCCCTCTGTTAAAACAACAAATTTATCATATCTTCTACCTCCAAAATACATTAAATTAAATATGATCTTATTCTTTAACCAAATTAAAACATTAAAATTATCTGTTGTATTTTGAATTTCTTTTGATACATGTCTTTCATAAATCATAGGGCAAGGTTTTCTTAAAATTAATGGTAAAAAAAAACCTTTTAAACCGTCATCACAAACACAAATAATATCAGGATTGATTAACTTAACTTTATGTTTTAGCTCTTTAATATACTTATATATATATATCAATGGATTTCCATACACTAAAACATCGTGATGAGTTATACTATTTCCAAAATCATAGAAAAGTTCTGTTTTACCTTGGTTTAAGGTAATTATGTGCACATCATATCCGTAATTTTCTGCCAATAAACGTGCTTTTATGGATAGGACTCTTTCTAGACCGGCTGCACCGCAAATTTGATTTGTTATGTATAGTAGTTTAATTTTCGATAGCATCTTCTAAGAAAGTTTTAGAGCTGTTTATTAAATTATTTAGATATTTGTTTACCACACTATAGTTAATAGAGTTAAGTTCATGGTTCTCTATCATATCCGTATCTAAAATTAAAAGATTATTTAATTTTATAGAGTCTAATAAGTCTCTCATTCTAGTATTTATATTAGATGTTCTATTAAATACTACAAAATCTTTTTCAAAAATAATAGAGAAGGCAACTGCGTGAAAGCTATTAGATATTACAAATTTAGCGTCTTTTATCAAATTTAAAAAAGAGCTTGGACCTTTATGCCAAAAGTTTTTATCTGCATATTTAATATTTTCATTAACAGATATTATTTTCCAACCTGTTTTTTGTCGGACTCTCTCAGCCATCTCTTTTATTGAAGGGTTAGAATCAAAATCATAAATAAATATGTAATCTTCTTTTATTTTTAAATTATTTTCAAGTTTAAACCATTCTTGTTTATTTAATAAAAAGACAGGATCAAGAACTTGTGTAACGTTTTTTATTTCTAAGTCTTCAAGAATAGTTTTACCAGATGATTCCCTTACTGAAATATGATGTAAGTTTGATATGTTTGTTTTTACAAATTCTTTTATATTATCTTCCAGTTTCTCGATAGCGAAACTGGCTGCATAGGATATTTTTAATTTATTTTGAGGCACAAAATTTAAATAAAAAGCAGGATCCTTTCCGTTTTGAAAAAAGGAATTCCATATTTGGTCACTTCCACAAATGTAGATGTCTGCTTCAGGAAGATTTCGTTTCAACTCCTCATTGGTTCTATATAATGACTTGGTTGATTTGATATGTTTTGCTGAGAAATTATCAAAATTCTTTTTTCTTCTTAAGAATCGTAACCTTTGGGGTAATTTGATAATGATATACATTATTTTGGTAAGAAGATACTTTTCAAATTTTTTATTACCGATATACCAAAAATTGTATCGGTCGCATAAATATGCAGGTTTATAATGAATAGTTTCAGTATTATGGCCTAATTTTTCTAAATAGGCAAGTAGGGCATATTCTTGTAAACTAGCCCCGTAATTGTAGACTTCGTGACATGTTATTGTTTTTATATTCATAATTAATTGGTTATGGTGTTAATTCAGTAAAAGAGATATTTTCTCCAAGGAATCTTCTTTATCTGTATTTTCTTTGATAGATAAATTGTTTACGATAAAATCGGTAAACTCTTTGTTTTCTATATAAGTTTCAATGGCTTTTGCTATAGAATTTGAATTCATATCACATATTAAACCAGTTTTTTCATTGTTAATAATGGTATATGCTGTTGGAAAGTTTGTTGTCACAATAGGTTTGTTTAATATAGCAGCCTCAATAACAGTTAACCCTAATCCTTCAAACAAAGATGTTTGGACATAAATATTGCAAGATTTTATATATGGGTAAGGGTTTTCTTTATATCCTAATAAAATTAAATTATTTTTAAGTTGTTTTTTTTCTATTAAGCGCTCTAATTCATTTCTCTTTGGACCTTCACCAATAATATACCACTTAATATTTCTGCCTTTTTTTATTAATATTTCAAGTGCTTCAATTGCAAGGTGCCAACCTTTTTGCTCAGCTAAACGGCCTACCGAACAAATATTTATAAGGTTATCATTGGGAATTAGTCCCTGGTGTTCTGAACTCAATTTATTCACAATATCTACGTCCGTAATATCTTTAATAACAGTTGTTTTTATGGTATGATTAATTTTTTTTAGTTCTGATACAAATGATTCATTACATTCATCCGAAACGGTTACTACCGTATTAAACACCTGATATTTGTTTAAATCAAATTTAATGTTGTACCCTGCTTTTTGATAATCTATATTTAGCCAGGCAAACTTTTTATCTGCTTTTACTTTTTCAGCAGTATAATAAGTAGCAAAACCTTGATTGTATGCTACAGCAATATCATACACTTTATCTAATTTTTTAATTTGTTTTCCAAAAGTTTTCCAATGTAATTGTGCGATATGATGTTTATTCTTTTTATTTAATGTTTTTCTAATTTTAAAAAGCAATCTTAAATAAAACATAGTTAATGGATTCACTTCAGAGTAAATATTAATAACATTAATATTTACATTTTTCGGAACAAATTTTTGAAAAGCTGAATTATCTATGTTAACTATTAGATCTATATTATAAGTTTCACAATCTATATTTTGTAATAATGTAACAAGGCTTTTTTCCGCGCCTCCACATTGTAAGGACTCAATTATAAACGCAATTTTTTTCATAATTATTTTTTTCTTATAACAGTTATTTGTGATATTTTTGGATAAAGTTTTGATTATTAGAATAGAAATCGGCTATTCTATATTTAACAACTTTTACATCCCAATCCCACCAAGCTATTCTATTTAATTTTTTTATATCTTCGGTAGAGTGTTTTAATTTAATAACCCTAGCAGGACTGCCTAAAGCTATAGCATAATCAGGAATATTTTTTGTTACCACGGAGTTAGCTCCAATAGTTACTCCGTTTCCAATAGTTACTCCTGGCATTATAAGAGAGCCCATACCTATCCAAACATCATTACCGATGATTATACCTTCTTTTTGTTTTATTTTATTAATAATTTCATGAGCTATTCCTGAATTAGACTGTAGTAATTCTTCTTTGAATAAATTATTAGCAAGTGGGAAGTTTGTGATATGAGAAGAGTTATGATGTCCTTCATCAACAATAAACCTCACATTATTTGCTATGCTACAGAATTTACCGATTATTAAAGGAGCGTCTGTCCATCTCCAAACTAAGGCACCATTATCATATGTCTTATATCCTATTTGGGAGAATTTATCATTTTTTAAAAATATATAATCATGTATGTTTAATGCTTGGTCATAATCAATACCAAGGATATTCCATATGAGCTTTCTAATTTTTCTTTTCATTAATTATTTTTTTATTTTGGCGAGTATTCCTGAAAACAGGTCTTTTTCATAGGTAATGGTACCAAATTTATACATTAAAATTATAAAGACTATTGAGTAAAAACTAGCTTTTATTATAAAATTAATCCACCCATCACCTGGGATATAGTTAATTAAATAACCTACAGTTAGTATGAATAGAAAAGTAATTAATATCTTACTAAATAATTCTCTAAAAAAACGTAATATGTCGAGTTTTAATACTCTATGATAAAATACATTCATGATATTTTGAGCGATAAACCATCCGATAACAGTTCCCCCAATCATTCCTATTGCTCCATGTTGTTTTGCTAAGAAAAACCCTAAAAGTGTTCCGAATGCTAAAAAAATCAAATAAACTATAGCCTTAAAAGCAACCTTATTTTGAGCCTCTATTAATGGGCCTGTAAACCCTTGAACTAGTGGTATTGTATATACAACCATAATGATTAAAGCAATAATATATGAATCATAGTATGATTCACCAACCCATAGAAAAACAAATTGTTTGCCATATAAGTAAAAAGCACCCAAAACATACATTAATACTATAAATGATACTCGGCCTATCTTTATCATTGTATCTGTAAGCTCTGCTGGCGATGCATTATTTACAATCATTTGAGTTGCCCTTGGAAGAAACACACCTGTTATAGCAGACGAAAATGCGCCATAATAACTACCTAAAGTTAAACCTATGGCATATACTGCTAGCACTTCGGTATTAGAAAAATTACCTAGAACGATTTGTCCTGATTTCCATTGAAATTGAGCAACTATACCATAAACAAAAATCCAAATTGAGTAGCTGAATATTTTCTTTAAAAAAGCTGAGCTGAAGTAATGTAATTTTATTTTTACTTTTAATTTGAAAAAAACAAAGTATGCTTCAGTTAACATGAATAAAATATTGAATACGGTATCAATAATTACTAAAGCAATCGCTTTGCCACCCACTAGCAATATTGCAACAACAACAATAGTTCTTAATAGGTATCTTATTATATTAATTGATTTGGGAAAAACAAAGTTTTCATATCCATAACATATAGCTACAAAGCTTCCTCCAGGCAATCCTATAGCTAAATTAAAGATTAACAGTATAAATATAGTTTTAGATATATTTATTTCTTCCGAATTCATTTTAGTAAAGTAGCTATCGATATGTCCATAAAAAATGAAGCCAATAATAGTAATGACAATAGAAATAGCAATATAGATGAGCATTGTTGTAGCTAAAAAATTTTCTTCAGATCTTCGGTCCTTTTCTGCCTTGTATTTAGCAACAAAACGTATTATAGTATTATTTAACCCTAAATCTAAAACAGAAATAGTACCGACTAAGGCTCCGATAGCTGTATAAATACCATACTCAGATTTACCAAGGTGATTTAGTATAAACGGAGTTATAAATAAACCTACTATATTTGTTAAAAACACAGTTATATAATTTAGTAATGCACCTTTTTTTATTTGACTCAAAATTATTGGTTATTATAGTTTATAAACGTTTACTTATATTTTTATTTAGCACAGACTTAACATCATATATTACACCTTTTGTCTTTAATAATATTGTAGTATCTAGAAGTAAAAACTCTTTATGAGCTACAGTTAAGACAATTGTATCAAATTTTTCATTAGGTAATGTATAGTTAGTATTTAATCCATATTCATGATTTACTTCTTTTGGGTTTGCCCAAGGATCATAAATAGTAATATTAGCTCCATAACTTTGTAATTCTTTAACGACACCAACAGATTTGCTATTTCTAACATCAGGACAGTTTTCTTTAAATGTAATACCTAACATCAATATACTAGCATGTTTAATATGAATGTCGTTTTTGATCATTAGTTTTACAACTTCGGATGCTACGTATTGTCCCATGCCATCGTTTACACGACGCCCCGCTAAAATAATTTCAGGATGATAACCTACTTCTTGCGCTTTTTGAGCTAAATAATAGGGGTCGACACCAATACAGTGTCCGCCAACCAAACCTGGTTTAAAAGGTAAAAAGTTCCATTTGGTACCAGCAGCTTCTAAAACGGCATGGGTATCAATATCCATAAGGTTGAATATTTTAGCTAGCTCGTTTACAAAAGCAATATTGATATCGCGTTGTGAGTTCTCAATAACTTTTGCAGCTTCGGCTACTTTAATAGTAGGAGCGAGGTGCGTACCTGCCGTAATGATACTTGCGTACAAGTCATCTACTTTTTTACCTATTTCTGGAGTAGAACCGGCAGTTACTTTTAAAATTTTATCTATAGTGTGTAATTTATCACCTGGATTGATACGTTCTGGAGAATAGCCAGCGAAAAAGTCTTCGTTGAATTTTAAACCACTTATTTTTTCTAGAATAGGAACACATTCATCTTCAGTTACACCTGGGTATACAGTAGATTCATATATCACGATATCTCCTTTTTTAAGGACCTTGGCAACAGTTTTACTCGATTTGTACAATGGTGTTAAATCGGGTCTATTATTTTTATCAATAGGGGTTGGTACTGTAATAATGTAATAGTTACAGTCTCTAATATCATCTAAATTAGAAGAACAAATTAAGCCATTTTGATCGTTTTGAGACGTTTTTAAAACGGATTTCAACACCTCTTCTTCAACTTCTAAGGTAGAGTCAACACCTTTAGACAGCTCGTCTATTCTACTTTGATTAATATCGAAACCAACAATATTAAACTTCGTAGCAAACAATCTTGCTAAAGGTAAACCTACATATCCTAAACCTATTACAGCTATTTTGTCTTTGTTCATAGTAATTTATTGTCCTATTGAATAATAGTCGAATCCTATCTGTTCCATTTCAGTTTTATCTAAAATGTTTCTACCATCAAAAATGAAGGCCGGTTTTTTCATGTTGCTGTAGATTGTTTTCCAATCGTAGGTTTTAAACTCGTCCCATTCTGTCATAATAGCAATAGCGTGGGCATCGTTTGCAGCGTCGTAAGCAGAATCTACGCTTATAGCGCCTGATTCATTTTCTGCTTCGCTTCGTGTGTTTAAATAATTTAAATCGGTTTGTACTTTAGTATGCGGTACTTTGGGATCGAAAACCGTAATGTTGGCTTGTTCGTTTAATAAATGATCTGCCACATAAATAGCCGCAGATTCACGGGTATCGTTTGTATCCTTTTTAAAAGCCCAACCTAAAAGCGCTATTTTTTTCCCGGAAACGGTATTGTAAAGTGTTTTTATTAAGCGATCGGAAAAACGTCTTTTTTGGTGATCGTTCATGCTAATGACTTTTTCCCAATAATCGGCAACTTCAGTTAAACTATAACTTCGAGCAATATAAACGAGGTTTAAAATGTCTTTTTGAAAGCATGACCCTCCAAAACCAACAGAAGCTTTAAGGAATTTTGATCCAATTCTAGAATCCATTCCAATGGCTTTGGCTACTTCGTTAACATTAGCACCTGTAAGCTCGCATAATTCTGAAATTGAATTAATAGACGATATACGTTGTGCTAAAAAAGCGTTTGCGGTAAGTTTAGATAACTCCGACGACCATAAATTGGTGCGTAAAATTCTATCGTCTGCCACCCAACTGCTATAAATATGAGCTAAGGCTTCAATAGCTTCTTCAGATTCTCCTCCAATTAAAACACGGTCTGGATTTAATAAATCTTCTACAGCTGTACCTTCCGCTAAAAACTCAGGGTTAGATAGAATGTAAAAATTTATATCTTTACCTGTATTGTGTAAAATACTTTTAATAGCCTCGGCTGTTCTCACTGGTAAAGTCGATTTTTCAACAACTATTTTATCAGTTTTAGCAACATCGGCAATATTACGGGCACATAATTCAATGTATTTTAAATCGGCTGCCATACCTTTTCCTTTTCCGTAGGTTTTAGTAGGCGTGTTTACAGATATAAAAATCATTTCAGCTTCATCAATAGCTTTATCGATATCTGTAGAGAAAAATAAATTTTCCCCCCGCGTTTCTTTTACAATATCGGCTAATCCTGGCTCGTAAATTGGAAGCTTAGAGACATCAGTATCGTTCCAAGCA
The window above is part of the Algibacter sp. L3A6 genome. Proteins encoded here:
- a CDS encoding nucleotide sugar dehydrogenase translates to MNKDKIAVIGLGYVGLPLARLFATKFNIVGFDINQSRIDELSKGVDSTLEVEEEVLKSVLKTSQNDQNGLICSSNLDDIRDCNYYIITVPTPIDKNNRPDLTPLYKSSKTVAKVLKKGDIVIYESTVYPGVTEDECVPILEKISGLKFNEDFFAGYSPERINPGDKLHTIDKILKVTAGSTPEIGKKVDDLYASIITAGTHLAPTIKVAEAAKVIENSQRDINIAFVNELAKIFNLMDIDTHAVLEAAGTKWNFLPFKPGLVGGHCIGVDPYYLAQKAQEVGYHPEIILAGRRVNDGMGQYVASEVVKLMIKNDIHIKHASILMLGITFKENCPDVRNSKSVGVVKELQSYGANITIYDPWANPKEVNHEYGLNTNYTLPNEKFDTIVLTVAHKEFLLLDTTILLKTKGVIYDVKSVLNKNISKRL
- a CDS encoding nucleotide sugar dehydrogenase, with product MEIKSICCIGAGYVGGPTMAVIAKNNPHLKITIVDINQARIDAWNDTDVSKLPIYEPGLADIVKETRGENLFFSTDIDKAIDEAEMIFISVNTPTKTYGKGKGMAADLKYIELCARNIADVAKTDKIVVEKSTLPVRTAEAIKSILHNTGKDINFYILSNPEFLAEGTAVEDLLNPDRVLIGGESEEAIEALAHIYSSWVADDRILRTNLWSSELSKLTANAFLAQRISSINSISELCELTGANVNEVAKAIGMDSRIGSKFLKASVGFGGSCFQKDILNLVYIARSYSLTEVADYWEKVISMNDHQKRRFSDRLIKTLYNTVSGKKIALLGWAFKKDTNDTRESAAIYVADHLLNEQANITVFDPKVPHTKVQTDLNYLNTRSEAENESGAISVDSAYDAANDAHAIAIMTEWDEFKTYDWKTIYSNMKKPAFIFDGRNILDKTEMEQIGFDYYSIGQ